The DNA window CTACGCCTCGGGCACGATCTCCGGACCGGAGCCGGACCAGCGCGGCTCGTTCATCGAATTATCCTGGGGTGGAGCCGAACCCGTCGCCGTGAACGGTCTGCATCGCACCTTTCTGGAGGACGGCGACGAGGTGGTCATCACTGCCTCGGCCCCTGGACCGAATCGGCGGCGCATCGGTCTCGGCGAGGTCCGCGGGCGTATCTGGCGCGCCCACGAAGCGCATCGATGATGGGGTGATCAGCGCCCGGCGGCCACTCGGACACCGGCATCGACCACGGTGATGAACCGGATCAGATCCTCAGTGAGCGTATCGACCATATCGGGGGCGCCACCGTCGTCGTGATGGTGCAGCCAGTCCGCGACGAGTTCGAACATGCCGCCGATGGTGGCCAGCGCCAACGCGATTCGCCTGCGCTGCGCCTCCGGGTCGGCCGATTCCGCGCCGGACCACTGCCGGTCGAGGAAGGCCGCCGCCCAGCGCCGATTACCGCGCCGTTGCCGCTCCACAGCCGGTGAGATGCCGCCCGCCTCACCGAAGGTCACCCTGGCCAGCCGCGGATCGTCGGCGATGGCGTGTACAAAGGCGGCGATAATGGCCGCTGCGCGCTCCGGCCACGGCAGTTCGGCGGACACGGTGGCCGCCTCGATGGCCCGCTGCTGAATCTGCTCGGTGAGGTGGGTGAGCAGCGCGCCGTAGCACGCTTCCTTGCTGTCGAAATGGTCGTAGAAACCCTTGGTTCCGACGAAGGCGCGCTGACAGATCTGTTCGATCGACGTACCCGAAAAGCTTTGCTCGGCAAACAGTTCGGTGGCCGCGTCGAGCAGTTGACTGCGCCGTTGCGCACTGCGTTGCGCGGCGTCGAGGCCACGGATACGGCGCCGCGCCGGAGTCGGATCGGGCCGCGCGGCGGATTTGCTGCGGGTCATGTATCGACCATAGCCGGAGCAATTTCGACAAGACTTCTTGTTGGTAACAGGAGATCGTGTTGTAATCGCTGTCACGTCGATGCGGAAGGGGCAGACGTGTCAATGATCAATGGGGATCGATTACGAGCGGTCGCGGCGATGGTGACGATGGCCATGGCGGTGGCAACCGCACTGCTGGCCGGGGGCGTCACCGCCACGCCTGTCGCCGCAATACCACTGCCACAACAGGATTCGTTCTATCAGCCACCCGAGGGCTTCGAATCCCAAGATGTCGGCGCGATCCTGCGCTCGCGCGAGATGCACCTCGCAGTGCTGACCCTGCTGCCGTTGAACGTGCGCTCGTGGCAGCTGCTCTACCGCACCACCGACCTGTTCGGACAGCCGACGGTCGCCGTCACCACCGTGATCCTGCCCGCGGGCGCGGACCCGAACCGGTCGCGGCCACTGGTCTCGCTGCAGTTCTACTACGACAGTGCCAGCATCAACTGCTCGCCGTCATTCGTGCTGCAGCAGGGTGCCGGGCTGCCCGGTGTCGAGGGCGTGCATTCACAGAGCGAGTTGATCGCGATCGCGGCACTGATCAGTCAGGGCTGGGCGATCTCGGTGCCGGACTACGAGGGTCTCAATGGGCATCTCGCGGTGGCCGAGGAGCCGGGATATATGACGCTGGACGGCATTCGGGCCGCCGAGCGCTTCGAACCGCTGGGCCTGGACGGCGCGAATACGCCGGTGGCGATGTGGGGCTACTCCGGCGGTGGGATGGGCACCGGTTGGGCCGCGCAGCTGCAGCCGAGCTACGCGCCCGAGCTGCATGTGCAGGGGGCGGCGCTGGGCGCTCCCGTCTCGGATGTCGAATCCCTGCTGCACGTCAACGGATCGATGTTCTCCAGCCTCATCGGCATCGGCATCTCCTCGCTCTACAACGCCTACCCGAAGTTCCGCGAGACGAGCGATCAGTACCTGACGCCCGAGGGCAAGGCGCTGATGAACCAAACCAACTCGCAGTGCCTGCCGCGCAACGCACTGACCCAGATGTTCACCGACTACCAACGGATACTGACGATTCCGATCGCGCAGTACCTCGCGCTACCGCAGATCCGGGAGGTCTTCGACGCGACGGTGCTCGGCAAGCACACGCCGACCGCGCCACTGTTCGTCTACCAGGGCGTCCTCGACGAGGCCGTCCCGATCTGGACCACCGATCGCCTGACCCAGCAGTGGTGCGCGGACGGCGCGTCGATCGTCTACAAACGCGACCACCTCAGCGAACACCTGACCCTGCCCTCCCTCGGCATGGCCGACACCTTCAACTGGCTGAAGACCCGCCTGGCCCCCAACGCCCCGAACCAACTCGGCTGCCGCACCGACGACATCGTCTCCATGCTGGCCGACTTCAACGCCCTACTAACCCAAATAGAAATCAACCTGAACGCCACCTTCGGCGCCCTGGGCTTCCCCATCGGCCCCCGCGAACGCTGACTACCCGGGTGCTCGTCCCCCGACCAGAACCGGACCGGTCAGAGACGAGCTTCTCGTCGGCGATGAATTCCGGTCTGCCACCGCGTCTGCATTAGTGCAGGTACCAGCACTCCGGTCGGGAGGACCATCATGCAGAAGATCGTCACTAACCTCTGGTACGACACCGAGGCCGAGCAGGCCGCCAAGTTCTACTGCTCCCTCTTCGAGGACGCGAAGATCATCAACATCACGCCTTATAGCGAGGCCGGGCCGCGGGAGGCCGGACTCGTTATGCTCGTCGACTTCGAGATCGCAGGTCAAAAGTTCACCGCCATCAACGGCGGCGGCGACTATCACTACACACACGCCATGTCCCTGCTGGTCAACTGCGACAGTCAGGACGAGGTCGACCGCCTCTGGACGGCGCTCACCGCCGACGGCGGCCAGGAAATCGAGTGCGGTTGGCTCAACGACAAATACGGCATCCCCTGGCAAATCTGGCCCGCCGAAGCCGACGCCCTCGTCAGCAGTCCCGACCGCGCCGCCGCCAACCGCGCCATGAAGGCCATGCTCGGCATGAAGAAAATCAACCTCCAAGCCATGCAAGACGCCTTTGACGGCAAAGTCGACTGACCGAGTTCGGGTATCCGGGTCAGGTGATCTGCCAGGAGCCGACTTCGTGGTAGCCGGAGTTGTAGATGGGGGAGGCGTCACCCTCGATCAGTTGGTAGTGCTTCATATTGCCGCCCCAGTAGCGGAGGATGCGGCCGAGTTCGTCGGCGAGGTCGGCGGGGGCTTTCACGCCGTCTGGCAGGGCATCCAGGTCTACCTCCAGGGTGAATTTCACGTTGTGGAATCTACCGGTGGGGTAGCGGGCGGCGGGCGCTTCGCTGGATGTTCCTCCGATCGCCGGGCAGGGCGCGGACATGGAAAGGTATCGTCGGGCTGGAAAATTTCACACACCCACGGGGGCTCGCACCAGCGGGCTGAGAGGACGGCTAGCCCATTTCGGGCGTCAGGGCCGTCGACCGTATGAACCTGACCGGGTAATGCCGGCGTAGGGAAGGAAATTCATGGGCACACCTGTCGATTCCGTGACCACCGGTCCGATCGAAGGCAGCGTCAAGCATTACCAAGAGGTCGATGACCTGCGCATTCCGGTGCGTCGGATCAACCTGACCAATGGGGAGCACTTCGACGTCTACGACACCTCGGGCCCGTACACCGATGACGCGGCCGGCATCGATCTGGAGGTGGGTCTACCGAAGCTGCGCGACGGCTGGCCCAGGCCCGAGGTGGCCGGTCCGCCGACCCAGCTGGCCTGGGCGCGCCAGGGCATCATCACCCCCGAGATGCGCTTCATCGCCGCGCGCGAGGGCGTGACCGCAGAGGTCGTGCGCGCGGAGGTCGCGGCGGGCCGGGCGGTGATTCCGGCCAACCACAAGCATCCGGAGCTGGAGCCGACCATTATCGGCAAGAAGTTCCTGGTGAAGATCAACGCCAATATCGGCAATTCGGCCGTCTCCTCCTCGATCGCGGAGGAGGTGGAGAAGATGGTGTGGGCCACCCGCTGGGGCGCGGACACCATCATGGATCTGTCCACCGGCAAGAACATCCACGAGACGCGCGAATGGATCCTGCGCAACTCCCCCGTCCCGGTCGGCACCGTGCCGATATACCAGGCGTTGGAGAAGGTGAACGGCGATCCGACGGCGCTCACCTGGGAGATCTACCGCGACACCGTGATCGAGCAGTGCGAGCAGGGCGTCGACTACATGACCGTGCACGCGGGTGTGCTGCTGCGGTACGTGCCGCTCACCGCCAAGCGGGTCACCGGCATCGTCTCGCGCGGCGGATCCATCATGGCCGCATGGTGTTTGGCGCATCATCAGGAGTCGTTCCTGTACACCAACTTCGCCGAACTCTGCGAGATCCTCGCGCGCTACGACGTCACCTTCTCCCTCGGTGACGGTCTGCGTCCCGGCTCTATCGCCGATGCCAACGACGAGGCCCAGTTCGCCGAACTGCGCACCCTCGGCGAACTGACGAAGGTCGCGAAATCCCATGGTGTGCAGGTGATGATCGAGGGTCCCGGCCACGTGCCGATGCACAAGATCGTGGAGAACGTGCGGCTGGAAGAGGAGCTGTG is part of the Nocardia sp. NBC_00565 genome and encodes:
- a CDS encoding TetR/AcrR family transcriptional regulator, yielding MTRSKSAARPDPTPARRRIRGLDAAQRSAQRRSQLLDAATELFAEQSFSGTSIEQICQRAFVGTKGFYDHFDSKEACYGALLTHLTEQIQQRAIEAATVSAELPWPERAAAIIAAFVHAIADDPRLARVTFGEAGGISPAVERQRRGNRRWAAAFLDRQWSGAESADPEAQRRRIALALATIGGMFELVADWLHHHDDGGAPDMVDTLTEDLIRFITVVDAGVRVAAGR
- a CDS encoding lipase family protein; this translates as MINGDRLRAVAAMVTMAMAVATALLAGGVTATPVAAIPLPQQDSFYQPPEGFESQDVGAILRSREMHLAVLTLLPLNVRSWQLLYRTTDLFGQPTVAVTTVILPAGADPNRSRPLVSLQFYYDSASINCSPSFVLQQGAGLPGVEGVHSQSELIAIAALISQGWAISVPDYEGLNGHLAVAEEPGYMTLDGIRAAERFEPLGLDGANTPVAMWGYSGGGMGTGWAAQLQPSYAPELHVQGAALGAPVSDVESLLHVNGSMFSSLIGIGISSLYNAYPKFRETSDQYLTPEGKALMNQTNSQCLPRNALTQMFTDYQRILTIPIAQYLALPQIREVFDATVLGKHTPTAPLFVYQGVLDEAVPIWTTDRLTQQWCADGASIVYKRDHLSEHLTLPSLGMADTFNWLKTRLAPNAPNQLGCRTDDIVSMLADFNALLTQIEINLNATFGALGFPIGPRER
- a CDS encoding VOC family protein, with amino-acid sequence MQKIVTNLWYDTEAEQAAKFYCSLFEDAKIINITPYSEAGPREAGLVMLVDFEIAGQKFTAINGGGDYHYTHAMSLLVNCDSQDEVDRLWTALTADGGQEIECGWLNDKYGIPWQIWPAEADALVSSPDRAAANRAMKAMLGMKKINLQAMQDAFDGKVD
- the thiC gene encoding phosphomethylpyrimidine synthase ThiC, coding for MGTPVDSVTTGPIEGSVKHYQEVDDLRIPVRRINLTNGEHFDVYDTSGPYTDDAAGIDLEVGLPKLRDGWPRPEVAGPPTQLAWARQGIITPEMRFIAAREGVTAEVVRAEVAAGRAVIPANHKHPELEPTIIGKKFLVKINANIGNSAVSSSIAEEVEKMVWATRWGADTIMDLSTGKNIHETREWILRNSPVPVGTVPIYQALEKVNGDPTALTWEIYRDTVIEQCEQGVDYMTVHAGVLLRYVPLTAKRVTGIVSRGGSIMAAWCLAHHQESFLYTNFAELCEILARYDVTFSLGDGLRPGSIADANDEAQFAELRTLGELTKVAKSHGVQVMIEGPGHVPMHKIVENVRLEEELCEEAPFYTLGPLATDIAPAYDHITSAIGAAIIAQAGTAMLCYVTPKEHLGLPNRDDVKVGVITYKIAAHAADLAKGHPHAQDRDNELSKARFEFRWRDQFALSLDPDTAREYHDETLPAEPAKTAHFCSMCGPKFCSMRISADVREYAARQGLSDIEAIEAGMAAKSAEFADHGAQVYLPVVP